Part of the Kamptonema formosum PCC 6407 genome, CCTCAACGATAATCAAATCAGCGATATTAAACCCTTACAATCTTTGACTAAACTGAATGTACTCATCCTCCATAGCAATAAAATCAGCGACATCAAACCGCTAGAATCTTTAACTAACTTGACATCTCTCTCCCTCTACAGCAATAAAATCAGCGACATCAAACCGTTAGAATCTTTGACTAACCTGGATTTACTCGAACTCCATAACAATAAAATCAGCGACATCAAACCCTTACAATCTTTGACTAAACTGAATTTACTCCAACTCCATAACAATCAAATCGGCGACATCAAACCATTGCAATCTTTAACTAACTTGACATCTCTCTCCCTCTACAGCAATAAAATCAGCGACATCACACTCTTACAATCCTTGACTAATCTGACTATACTCGACCTCAGCAACAATAAAATTAGCGATATTAAACCCTTAGAATTTTTGACTAAACTGAATATACTCGACCTCAGCAACAATAAAATCAGTGATATCGAACCATTGCAATCTTTGACTAAACTAACTATACTTTACCTCTACAACAATCAAATCAGCGATATCAAAACATTGAAATCTTTGACTAAACTGATGCTACTCTACCTCGGCGGAAATTCGATCGATACCAAAACTTGTCCTCTTTCGCCAGAGTCTATCTGTAAGTGGGAACCACTATGATGAATTTAGTTGCTTTAAATGATGTTGCTTAAAGCCGATTAATATCAAATCTCGCCGATTGCAAATAGGACTTTTTTGGTGAACTACTGTATTAACCCTAAGTGTCACAATCGCCAAAACTCCGATGCAGTTAAATACTGCCCAGCTTGCGGTACAGCTTTGCTAATTAACGATCGCTACCGCATTATCAAACCATTGCGATCGTTAGACTTAGGACATCCTACAGAAATATTTGAGG contains:
- a CDS encoding leucine-rich repeat domain-containing protein, which gives rise to MRLRVADKSINLPKLIVVSCSAIALALCANGLGVLAAETQFGNRTFADWCRDRTSLSPEAKHTVEVLLEKAETTECEAANQTLSSLTALYLYNNQISDLKPLQSLTNLTWLDLNDNQISDIKPLQSLTKLNVLILHSNKISDIKPLESLTNLTSLSLYSNKISDIKPLESLTNLDLLELHNNKISDIKPLQSLTKLNLLQLHNNQIGDIKPLQSLTNLTSLSLYSNKISDITLLQSLTNLTILDLSNNKISDIKPLEFLTKLNILDLSNNKISDIEPLQSLTKLTILYLYNNQISDIKTLKSLTKLMLLYLGGNSIDTKTCPLSPESICKWEPL